Proteins encoded together in one Pseudomonas sp. Seg1 window:
- a CDS encoding cyanate transporter, translated as MENVRTTARPALWLMLAIILVALNLRPSMAAVGPLLSAIRGDIPLSYSLASLLTMLPVMAMGMAMFFGISISQRLGEQRTVLLSLLIIGLATLARLFVDSAAELIISAVLAGIGIALIQALMPALIKARFPDNVALCMGLYVTSIMGGAALAASFAPLVMVQTGSWRLGLAIWAALALFALLFWWSQRTHLPNAVSAAAKKESFFANSRAWLLAVFFGLGTASYTCVLAWLAPYYVEKGWSEQNAGLLLGFLTAMEVISGLVVPAIANRSRDRRVVLMALLGLIIAGFCGLILSPDHLSLLWPCLLGLGIGGLFPMSLIVSLDHLDNPQRAGGLTAFVQGIGYLIAGLSPLMAGMVRDQLGSFEWAWWSLTAVMVVMLLMVLRFDPRHYTQHIR; from the coding sequence ATGGAAAACGTCCGCACCACCGCCCGCCCCGCTCTCTGGCTGATGCTCGCCATCATTCTGGTCGCGCTTAATCTGCGTCCATCGATGGCCGCGGTCGGGCCGTTGCTCTCGGCCATTCGCGGCGATATCCCGTTGAGTTACAGCCTCGCGTCGCTGCTGACCATGCTGCCGGTGATGGCCATGGGCATGGCGATGTTTTTCGGCATTAGCATCAGTCAGCGTCTGGGTGAGCAGCGCACGGTGCTGCTGTCGCTGCTGATCATCGGGTTGGCAACACTGGCGCGGCTGTTTGTCGATTCTGCGGCGGAGCTGATTATCAGCGCGGTGCTGGCGGGAATCGGCATCGCGCTGATTCAGGCGTTGATGCCGGCGCTGATAAAAGCACGTTTCCCGGACAACGTGGCGCTGTGCATGGGCTTGTACGTGACCTCGATCATGGGCGGCGCGGCCCTTGCCGCCTCGTTCGCCCCACTGGTGATGGTGCAAACCGGAAGCTGGCGTCTCGGATTGGCCATTTGGGCAGCGCTGGCGTTGTTCGCCTTGCTGTTCTGGTGGTCACAACGCACCCATCTGCCAAACGCCGTCAGCGCTGCCGCGAAGAAAGAATCGTTTTTCGCCAATTCCCGCGCCTGGTTACTCGCGGTCTTCTTCGGTCTGGGGACGGCGTCCTACACCTGTGTGCTCGCGTGGTTGGCGCCGTACTACGTTGAAAAAGGCTGGAGTGAGCAGAACGCCGGTCTGCTGTTGGGTTTTCTGACGGCCATGGAGGTGATTTCCGGCCTGGTGGTTCCGGCCATTGCCAATCGCAGTCGTGACCGGCGCGTGGTGTTGATGGCGCTGCTCGGATTGATCATCGCCGGCTTCTGCGGGTTGATCCTCAGCCCAGACCATCTCAGCCTGCTGTGGCCCTGTCTGCTGGGGCTGGGTATTGGCGGACTGTTTCCGATGAGCCTGATCGTCTCGCTCGACCACCTCGACAATCCACAGCGTGCCGGCGGCCTTACCGCTTTCGTGCAAGGCATTGGTTATCTGATTGCCGGCCTCTCCCCTCTTATGGCGGGGATGGTTCGTGATCAACTCGGCAGCTTCGAATGGGCGTGGTGGTCGCTGACGGCGGTGATGGTGGTCATGCTGCTGATGGTGCTGCGCTTTGATCCGCGACATTACACGCAGCATATTCGATGA
- a CDS encoding LysR substrate-binding domain-containing protein codes for MNRNELRKADINLMVVFETLMLERNVTRAAEKLFLGQPTISSALNRLRSMFNDPLFIRVGHRMEPTARAEELFRHLSPALDSLSVALSLTHNFDPAVSNMTFRIGLSDDVEFGLLPPLLRALRQEAPKVVFVVQHVDYWRIPDLLAAGDITVGISQTRGLPANAKRKLLRHIQPSILRADASDSPLTLDEYCSRPHVLVSHTANISGYADEWLAELGRTRQVVLSVPQYSALPALLAGTDLIASLPDYTAEAMAASGLLFKEPFPFKTPMLDLSMVWLSHVDSDPAERWLRSRLEAFMSERPLTAP; via the coding sequence ATGAATCGAAATGAACTGCGCAAGGCTGACATCAACCTGATGGTGGTGTTCGAGACCTTGATGCTCGAACGCAATGTGACCCGGGCGGCGGAAAAGCTTTTTCTCGGCCAGCCGACCATCAGCTCGGCGCTCAATCGCTTGCGCTCGATGTTCAACGATCCATTGTTTATCCGCGTCGGCCATCGCATGGAGCCTACGGCCCGTGCCGAAGAACTGTTTCGTCATCTCTCGCCGGCGCTCGATTCGCTGTCCGTCGCGCTGAGCCTGACGCACAATTTCGATCCTGCGGTCAGCAACATGACCTTTCGTATCGGCTTGTCCGATGACGTCGAGTTCGGCCTGTTGCCACCCTTGCTGCGCGCCCTGCGCCAGGAAGCGCCGAAAGTCGTGTTTGTGGTGCAACACGTCGATTACTGGCGGATTCCCGACTTGCTCGCAGCGGGTGATATCACCGTGGGTATCAGCCAGACCCGTGGTTTGCCGGCGAATGCCAAACGCAAACTGCTGCGGCATATCCAGCCGAGTATCCTGCGTGCCGATGCATCCGACTCACCGTTGACCCTCGATGAATACTGCTCGCGCCCCCATGTGCTGGTTTCCCACACGGCGAACATCAGTGGTTACGCTGACGAGTGGCTCGCCGAACTCGGTCGCACCCGGCAGGTCGTGTTGTCAGTGCCGCAATACAGCGCATTGCCTGCCTTGTTGGCCGGGACGGATCTGATTGCCAGTCTGCCGGATTACACCGCCGAGGCCATGGCTGCGTCCGGATTGCTGTTCAAAGAACCGTTTCCCTTCAAGACGCCGATGCTCGATCTATCGATGGTCTGGCTCAGTCACGTCGACAGCGACCCGGCCGAACGCTGGTTACGTTCGCGGCTGGAAGCGTTCATGAGCGAGCGCCCCCTCACCGCGCCTTGA
- a CDS encoding YcgL domain-containing protein produces MKRICSIYQSSKRKGMYLYVLKSDELERVPEALMAAFGKAIFSFSLVLTPERKLASEDIVVVLENLDKQGYHLQMPPAEDEYIEHLPEELLRRNDPV; encoded by the coding sequence TTGAAACGTATTTGCTCTATTTACCAAAGCTCGAAGCGCAAAGGCATGTACCTCTATGTGCTCAAGAGCGATGAATTGGAACGCGTGCCCGAGGCGTTGATGGCGGCTTTCGGCAAAGCCATATTTTCCTTCAGTCTGGTGTTGACGCCTGAGCGCAAACTGGCCAGTGAGGACATCGTCGTGGTCCTGGAAAACCTCGACAAGCAGGGCTATCACCTGCAAATGCCACCGGCCGAGGACGAGTACATCGAGCACTTGCCCGAAGAGTTGCTGCGCCGCAACGACCCGGTCTGA
- a CDS encoding LysR family transcriptional regulator, which translates to MLNSNLLRKLDMQDLMVFIAVYEQSSVTDVSETLFVSQSTVSYCLKKLRTSFEDELFINTRTGMRPTYKACSMYGHVQKILESINLCHAGAPAFDPSRQAVTFNICAPEYFEQLILPRLLKRFDYDDLPVMVNMHKFETDVPADELRDGSLDLVISFGPNFHRNHTDLKSRMLLEDDLVCVFDKRATPLEPRLSLQAFTERRHVFPTPWTSTTNMVDGWLARQAQKRQIVARSNSYSAALKMITGTDFILTLPRRIQRLLTKEAIFNHCEAPNGLPGFTLDMQWSQHADHDSANIWLREQVIKVCSELEAA; encoded by the coding sequence ATGCTGAACAGTAACTTGCTTCGAAAGCTCGACATGCAGGACCTCATGGTGTTTATCGCCGTGTATGAGCAGAGCAGCGTCACCGATGTGTCGGAAACGCTGTTCGTCAGTCAATCCACCGTCAGTTATTGCCTGAAAAAACTGCGTACCAGTTTCGAAGACGAGCTGTTCATCAACACCCGTACCGGCATGCGCCCGACCTACAAGGCCTGCAGCATGTACGGCCATGTGCAGAAAATCCTCGAAAGTATCAACCTGTGCCACGCCGGTGCCCCGGCATTCGATCCGAGCCGGCAAGCCGTCACCTTCAACATCTGCGCCCCGGAGTACTTCGAGCAACTGATCCTGCCGCGTCTGTTGAAGCGGTTCGACTACGATGACTTGCCAGTAATGGTCAACATGCACAAGTTCGAAACCGACGTGCCGGCCGATGAACTTCGCGACGGCAGTCTCGACCTGGTGATCAGTTTCGGCCCGAACTTTCACCGCAATCACACTGACCTGAAGTCGCGGATGCTGCTCGAAGATGATCTGGTCTGCGTCTTCGATAAACGTGCCACACCACTGGAACCACGTCTGAGCCTGCAAGCCTTCACCGAACGCCGGCATGTCTTTCCGACACCGTGGACGTCCACCACCAACATGGTTGATGGCTGGCTGGCACGGCAGGCGCAGAAACGTCAGATCGTGGCACGCTCCAACAGCTATAGCGCCGCACTGAAAATGATCACCGGCACCGATTTCATCCTCACCCTGCCCCGGCGCATCCAGCGTTTACTGACCAAAGAAGCCATCTTCAATCACTGTGAGGCGCCGAATGGCCTGCCGGGGTTCACCCTCGACATGCAATGGAGCCAGCACGCCGACCATGACAGCGCCAACATCTGGCTGCGCGAGCAAGTGATCAAGGTGTGCAGCGAACTGGAAGCCGCCTGA
- a CDS encoding phosphoethanolamine--lipid A transferase — translation MLKSKTVRPEWVTLIASAFLLLGFNFVLWQHLFEITAADGKGIAMRVAFAVMIFAAFNIVLTFLAFRPLLKPILTLMFLISAGVAYFMSQYGVMIDAGMFRNFAETNVTEVRDLLSLKLFMYVLLLGILPSWLLWKVPVNYRRWHHELLSKVVVSVASVAVIGGVALANYQGLSSLFRNHHELRLMLVPSNYIGASAGYLREQVVSAQQPFVKIGEDAQRNPDLKVQPRKSLTVLVVGESARAENFGILGYGRDTTPKLDKEAGLIAFTDVHSCGTETAVSVPCMFSNMGRKDYDASKAKNEEGLLDVLKRAGIDVIWRDNQSGCKGTCDRVTVQDVSNLKDPTLCASSECRDEILLQGLQGFIDHLDKDTVLVLHQMGSHGPEYFKRYPKEYEHFTPVCESNALNNCSRESIVNGYDNTLVYTDHVLSSLIDVLRNNQDKVDTAMLYLSDHGESLGEYNLFLHGTPYMLAPEQQKHVAMLAWFSDNYQKAYSVDTHCLQMSRDKPLSQDNLFHSMLGLLEVRSKVYQPDLDLFAGCRGAVIDGVLAKD, via the coding sequence ATGTTGAAGTCAAAAACCGTGCGCCCGGAATGGGTGACGTTGATTGCCAGTGCCTTTCTTTTGCTCGGTTTCAACTTTGTGCTCTGGCAGCATTTGTTCGAGATTACTGCGGCGGATGGCAAAGGCATCGCCATGCGCGTGGCTTTCGCCGTGATGATCTTTGCCGCGTTCAACATCGTGCTGACTTTTCTGGCCTTTCGTCCGCTGCTTAAACCCATCCTGACTTTGATGTTTTTGATCAGCGCCGGCGTGGCTTATTTCATGAGCCAGTATGGCGTGATGATTGATGCGGGCATGTTTCGAAACTTCGCTGAAACGAATGTCACGGAAGTGCGTGACTTGTTGTCGTTGAAGTTGTTTATGTATGTCTTGCTGTTAGGCATTTTACCGTCGTGGTTGTTATGGAAAGTTCCAGTCAACTATCGTCGCTGGCATCACGAACTGCTCAGTAAAGTTGTCGTCAGTGTGGCGTCGGTGGCGGTCATCGGTGGTGTGGCACTGGCCAACTATCAGGGATTGTCTTCGCTGTTTCGTAATCACCATGAACTGCGCCTGATGCTCGTGCCGAGCAACTACATTGGCGCGTCGGCCGGTTACCTGCGTGAGCAGGTCGTCTCGGCGCAGCAACCGTTCGTGAAAATTGGCGAAGACGCACAACGCAACCCGGATCTGAAAGTCCAGCCGCGCAAATCCCTGACCGTACTGGTGGTGGGGGAAAGTGCCCGCGCAGAGAACTTCGGCATCCTCGGTTATGGCCGGGACACCACGCCGAAACTGGACAAGGAAGCCGGGCTGATCGCTTTCACCGATGTGCATTCCTGCGGCACTGAAACCGCGGTCTCGGTGCCGTGCATGTTTTCCAACATGGGCCGCAAGGATTACGACGCCAGCAAGGCGAAGAACGAAGAAGGCCTGCTCGACGTGCTCAAGCGTGCCGGCATCGACGTGATCTGGCGTGATAACCAGTCCGGCTGCAAAGGCACCTGTGATCGAGTCACCGTGCAGGATGTCAGCAACTTGAAGGACCCGACGCTGTGCGCCAGCAGTGAGTGCCGCGACGAAATCCTGCTGCAAGGTCTGCAAGGCTTTATCGATCATCTGGACAAGGACACCGTGCTGGTCCTGCATCAAATGGGTAGTCACGGCCCGGAATACTTCAAGCGTTATCCAAAGGAATACGAGCACTTCACGCCGGTCTGTGAAAGTAACGCGCTGAACAATTGCAGCCGCGAAAGTATCGTCAACGGTTACGACAACACCCTGGTCTATACCGATCATGTGCTGTCGAGCCTGATCGATGTGTTGCGCAACAATCAGGACAAAGTCGATACGGCGATGTTGTATCTGTCTGATCACGGTGAGTCGCTGGGCGAGTACAACTTGTTCCTGCATGGCACGCCTTACATGCTGGCACCCGAGCAACAAAAGCATGTGGCGATGCTCGCGTGGTTCTCCGACAACTATCAAAAGGCTTATTCGGTCGACACCCATTGCCTGCAAATGAGTCGTGACAAACCGTTGAGTCAGGACAATCTGTTCCACTCGATGCTTGGTCTGCTGGAGGTGCGCAGCAAGGTCTATCAGCCGGATCTGGACCTGTTTGCCGGATGCCGTGGAGCGGTGATTGACGGCGTGCTGGCCAAGGACTGA
- a CDS encoding nitroreductase family protein: MSANLRVAEYAIHPQFTDRWSPRAFTGEAIPEETLLSFFEAARWAPSAYNSQPWRFLYARRDTPNWERFLGLLNEFNRGWAQHASALVIVISKTTFAVPGATEETPALWSTFDTGSAWGHLALQASISGWHTHGMAGFDQELTRKELNIPEGYALHAAVAVGKLGDKSTLADYLQAREEPSPRRPLSELAAEGDFTL, encoded by the coding sequence ATGAGTGCCAACCTTCGCGTTGCCGAATACGCCATTCACCCACAGTTCACCGACCGCTGGTCGCCCCGCGCCTTTACCGGTGAAGCGATCCCGGAAGAAACCCTGCTGAGCTTTTTCGAAGCGGCGCGCTGGGCGCCATCGGCCTATAACTCGCAGCCGTGGCGCTTTCTGTACGCACGTCGCGATACGCCGAACTGGGAGCGTTTTCTGGGGCTGCTGAACGAATTCAACCGTGGCTGGGCGCAGCACGCTTCGGCGCTGGTGATCGTGATCTCGAAAACCACCTTCGCCGTGCCGGGCGCCACTGAAGAAACGCCGGCGCTTTGGAGCACCTTCGACACCGGTTCGGCGTGGGGTCATCTGGCGCTGCAAGCCAGCATCAGCGGCTGGCATACCCATGGCATGGCCGGCTTCGATCAGGAGCTGACGCGCAAGGAGCTGAACATTCCTGAGGGTTATGCGCTGCATGCCGCAGTGGCCGTCGGCAAACTTGGCGACAAATCGACGCTGGCGGATTACCTGCAAGCGCGTGAAGAGCCGAGCCCGCGTCGCCCGTTGAGCGAACTCGCGGCAGAAGGCGACTTCACCCTGTAA
- a CDS encoding DUF6311 domain-containing protein, with product MKVSNTHPALALLPILLGVLVFFLVIGPQALDPQNIAWLKDGDPATHYLGWVNFRHSPWTFPLGLNPSYGLELGSAIIFSDSNPLMALLFKPFSGWLPDTFQYFGIWLLACFVLQAWFAWQLLGLMTDNPVLRLLGAGLLVFSPPMFLRTGGHLSLAGHFLILAALYLALQPMLQRRRLAWGALLAATALVHAYLLVMVALIWVADLLGKVWVGRLTRRQGLIEFASLFALVSVCCWQAGYFSIVDGAGGGGFGWYRMNLLSLVDSDGWSYVLPNLANGGGDYEGFNYLGLGVLLLVPLAGIAWFRSGISLKALLRSRPWLVLAMLGLTLFALSNQIGWGTHTFSYPLPKILERLASIFRASGRMFWPVFYTIVVLLVFFVVRGYRTRTAIGLLALALVVQVVDTRIAWASLRAAKMLPPTSTWASPMHDPFWDSAAAHYKNIRAMIPKNQPDQWQAIADFAAAHRLQTDAVYMGRMSPSVLERTQLDAQRRLATGDYEADSLYIIDDEALDAAINSVHSDTDLLTRVDDFVVLAPGWKHCNQCLAMVDEGRAMSSIPSSQSGLVQTFNRKSRQLTKGWAAPETWGTWSEGTEAEITLRVKPDTQVIVLEALAFVMPPGLTQRVIVSINGEQVLSTRLTQVQDNRLEIPLSTAIRETLGKNGLLKLQLHLPDAVSPQQLGLNDDARVMGLGLKTLTVH from the coding sequence TCCGCAGAACATCGCTTGGTTGAAGGACGGTGATCCGGCAACGCATTATTTGGGTTGGGTGAATTTCCGTCATTCGCCCTGGACGTTTCCGCTCGGGCTCAACCCGTCGTATGGGTTGGAGCTGGGCAGCGCGATCATCTTTTCTGACTCCAATCCACTGATGGCGTTGCTGTTCAAACCGTTCAGTGGCTGGTTGCCGGACACCTTTCAGTATTTCGGAATCTGGTTGCTGGCCTGTTTCGTTTTGCAGGCCTGGTTTGCCTGGCAATTGCTCGGGTTGATGACTGATAACCCCGTGCTTCGACTGCTGGGCGCGGGCCTGTTGGTGTTTTCTCCGCCGATGTTTCTTCGTACCGGAGGGCACTTGTCCCTGGCCGGACACTTCCTGATTCTGGCGGCCCTTTACCTGGCGCTGCAGCCGATGCTCCAACGGCGGCGCCTGGCATGGGGCGCATTACTGGCCGCCACCGCACTGGTGCATGCGTATCTGTTGGTGATGGTGGCGCTGATCTGGGTGGCGGATCTGCTTGGCAAGGTCTGGGTAGGCAGGCTGACCCGACGTCAGGGCCTGATCGAGTTCGCCAGTCTGTTTGCCCTGGTCAGCGTGTGCTGCTGGCAAGCCGGGTATTTCAGCATTGTCGACGGCGCGGGCGGTGGCGGGTTTGGCTGGTATCGAATGAATCTGCTGTCCCTGGTCGATTCGGATGGCTGGTCATATGTTCTGCCAAACCTTGCCAACGGCGGCGGCGATTATGAAGGCTTCAATTATCTGGGCCTCGGGGTTCTGTTGCTGGTGCCATTGGCGGGCATCGCCTGGTTCAGAAGCGGCATTTCCTTGAAGGCGTTGCTGCGCAGCCGGCCCTGGTTGGTGTTGGCGATGCTGGGATTGACCCTGTTCGCACTGTCGAACCAGATCGGTTGGGGCACGCACACGTTCAGCTATCCGCTACCCAAAATCCTTGAGCGTCTGGCGAGTATTTTTCGCGCCTCGGGTCGCATGTTCTGGCCGGTGTTTTACACCATCGTCGTGTTGCTGGTGTTCTTCGTCGTGCGGGGCTATCGAACGCGTACCGCCATCGGTTTGCTGGCACTGGCGCTGGTGGTGCAAGTGGTGGATACCCGCATCGCCTGGGCGAGTTTGCGGGCGGCGAAAATGCTGCCACCGACATCCACCTGGGCCAGCCCCATGCATGATCCTTTCTGGGACAGCGCCGCGGCTCATTACAAGAATATCCGCGCGATGATCCCGAAAAATCAGCCCGATCAGTGGCAGGCCATCGCCGATTTCGCCGCTGCTCATCGATTGCAGACCGATGCCGTGTACATGGGGCGCATGAGTCCTTCTGTCCTCGAACGCACCCAGCTCGATGCGCAGCGCAGGCTGGCGACGGGCGATTACGAGGCCGACTCGCTGTACATCATTGATGATGAGGCGTTGGACGCGGCCATCAACAGTGTGCACAGCGACACTGACCTGCTGACTCGCGTAGACGATTTTGTTGTATTGGCACCGGGCTGGAAACACTGCAATCAATGCCTGGCGATGGTTGATGAGGGGCGGGCAATGTCCTCGATTCCGTCCAGCCAGTCAGGGCTGGTGCAGACATTCAATCGTAAAAGCCGACAGCTGACCAAGGGCTGGGCGGCGCCTGAAACCTGGGGTACCTGGAGCGAAGGGACGGAGGCTGAAATCACCCTGCGGGTGAAGCCGGATACCCAAGTGATCGTGCTGGAGGCACTGGCATTCGTGATGCCGCCAGGTCTTACCCAGCGAGTCATCGTCAGCATCAATGGTGAACAGGTGTTGTCGACGCGTCTGACGCAGGTGCAAGACAACCGGCTGGAAATTCCGCTCAGTACGGCCATCCGCGAGACGTTGGGCAAGAATGGTCTGCTGAAACTTCAGTTGCATCTGCCCGATGCCGTCAGCCCGCAACAGCTGGGCTTGAATGATGATGCGCGGGTCATGGGGCTGGGGTTGAAAACGCTGACCGTCCACTAA
- a CDS encoding D-2-hydroxyacid dehydrogenase, producing the protein MRVLIAEHDHAIYARLLRQAAPELEVLTSGDSAELARQAADCPVWLGQPDLLATLLRQGHQPQWLQSTWAGITPLLADGLRRDYRLTRAVGIFGQVMAEYVLTYMLGHEREVLARLVSQVERKWDNRTGQSLVGRKVLIVGTGDIGQSVAQFLLPFGVELYGIASSAREQAPFVEVGSMADLPRLVGEVDYVVNLLPNTEHTHDIYDAALFKQFKPTGLFINVGRGVAVVDADLVEALKEGHLAGAVIDVCRQEPLPQRHPFWTAWGLLLTGHSSAPTSPALMVQLFVENLRAYQAGEALRGEVDFNRGY; encoded by the coding sequence ATGCGCGTTCTGATTGCTGAACACGACCACGCGATATACGCCCGGCTGCTGCGTCAGGCAGCGCCGGAGCTTGAAGTATTGACCAGCGGCGACTCCGCTGAACTGGCCCGTCAGGCCGCCGATTGCCCGGTATGGCTGGGGCAACCGGATCTACTCGCGACCCTGTTGCGCCAAGGCCATCAACCGCAATGGCTGCAATCGACCTGGGCCGGCATCACGCCGCTGCTCGCTGATGGCTTGCGTCGGGATTACCGCTTGACCCGCGCGGTGGGGATTTTTGGCCAGGTGATGGCCGAATACGTGCTGACTTACATGCTCGGCCACGAACGCGAAGTGCTGGCGCGGCTGGTCAGCCAGGTCGAGCGCAAATGGGACAACCGCACCGGCCAGAGCCTGGTCGGACGCAAGGTGCTGATCGTCGGCACCGGTGACATCGGCCAGAGCGTTGCGCAGTTCCTGTTGCCGTTCGGCGTCGAACTGTACGGTATCGCCAGCAGCGCCCGTGAGCAGGCACCGTTCGTTGAAGTCGGCTCGATGGCGGATCTGCCGCGTCTGGTGGGCGAGGTCGATTACGTGGTCAACCTGCTGCCGAACACCGAACACACCCACGATATCTACGACGCGGCGCTGTTCAAGCAATTCAAGCCGACCGGGTTGTTCATCAACGTCGGGCGCGGTGTGGCGGTGGTTGATGCGGATCTGGTGGAGGCCTTGAAGGAAGGGCATCTGGCGGGCGCGGTGATCGACGTCTGCCGTCAGGAACCGTTGCCGCAACGTCATCCGTTCTGGACGGCCTGGGGTTTGCTGTTGACCGGTCACAGTTCGGCACCGACTTCACCGGCGTTGATGGTGCAGTTGTTTGTCGAGAATCTGCGGGCGTATCAGGCGGGTGAAGCGTTGCGCGGGGAAGTGGATTTCAACCGCGGTTACTGA
- the rnd gene encoding ribonuclease D produces the protein MAIDIHWIRDNESLAQFCAEWQQLPFVALDTEFMRVDTFYPIAGLLQVGDGKRAYLIDPLTINAWQPLAALLENPAVLKVLHACSEDLEVLLRLTGSLPAPMFDTQLAAAYLNLGFSMGYSRLVQEVLGIELPKGETRSDWLQRPLSDTQISYAAEDAVHLAEVFVQLRPKLSDDKFAWVLEDGAELVANLRRETDPYEVYREAKLAWKLSRAQLAVLRELCAWREKEARARDLPRNRIVREHSLWPLARTQPDNLAALGKIEDMHPRTVRQDGQFLLDLIKRSGSVGPDQWPPAVAEPLPIEAAALIKQLRALGQAEAERLGIAPELMLRKKTLEALVKSGYPEGPYQLPESLRGWRRELMGQKLLDSLATAGEQP, from the coding sequence GTGGCCATCGATATTCACTGGATTCGCGACAACGAAAGCCTCGCGCAATTTTGCGCTGAGTGGCAGCAGCTGCCTTTCGTGGCCCTCGACACCGAATTCATGCGGGTCGACACCTTTTACCCGATTGCCGGCCTGTTGCAGGTCGGCGACGGCAAACGCGCCTACCTTATAGATCCGCTGACCATCAATGCCTGGCAACCGTTGGCCGCATTGCTGGAAAACCCGGCAGTGCTCAAAGTCCTGCACGCGTGCAGCGAAGACCTCGAAGTCCTGTTGCGCCTGACCGGCAGCCTGCCGGCGCCGATGTTCGACACGCAACTGGCCGCTGCCTATCTGAACCTAGGGTTCTCGATGGGCTATTCGCGACTGGTGCAGGAAGTGCTCGGCATCGAACTGCCGAAAGGTGAAACCCGCTCCGACTGGCTGCAGCGTCCGTTGTCCGACACGCAAATCAGCTACGCCGCTGAAGATGCCGTGCATCTGGCGGAGGTTTTCGTCCAGCTGCGGCCGAAACTGTCTGACGACAAATTCGCCTGGGTGTTGGAAGACGGCGCCGAACTGGTCGCCAACCTGCGTCGCGAAACCGACCCTTACGAGGTTTATCGCGAGGCCAAACTGGCGTGGAAACTGTCTCGCGCCCAGTTGGCTGTGCTGCGTGAACTGTGCGCCTGGCGTGAAAAAGAAGCCCGTGCCCGCGATCTGCCACGCAACCGCATCGTTCGCGAGCATTCGCTGTGGCCGCTGGCGCGTACCCAACCGGACAACCTCGCCGCGCTGGGCAAGATCGAAGACATGCACCCGCGTACCGTGCGTCAGGACGGTCAATTTCTGCTTGATCTGATCAAGCGCTCTGGCAGTGTGGGGCCTGATCAATGGCCGCCTGCTGTAGCAGAGCCATTGCCGATCGAAGCGGCAGCGTTGATCAAACAACTGCGCGCATTGGGCCAGGCTGAGGCCGAGCGTCTGGGCATTGCCCCAGAGCTGATGCTGCGCAAGAAAACCCTCGAAGCGCTGGTCAAAAGCGGCTACCCCGAGGGTCCTTACCAATTGCCTGAGTCGTTGCGTGGCTGGCGCCGCGAACTCATGGGCCAGAAGCTGCTCGACAGCCTGGCCACCGCCGGAGAACAGCCTTGA
- a CDS encoding YcgN family cysteine cluster protein has protein sequence MVAKVEPFWKRKTLDQLDLEEWESLCDGCGLCCLQKLEDEEDNSVYYTRIACKLLDLKTCQCSDYPNRIKFVPDCIQLTPGQAEEFKWLPPTCGYRLVSEGKDLPLWHHLVCGDRDAVHHERISQSGRMLAEGSVPEDDWEDHLIFRAG, from the coding sequence ATGGTCGCCAAAGTCGAACCGTTCTGGAAACGCAAAACCCTCGATCAACTGGATCTGGAGGAATGGGAATCGCTGTGCGACGGCTGTGGTCTGTGCTGCCTGCAAAAACTCGAGGATGAAGAGGACAACAGCGTTTATTACACGCGCATCGCCTGCAAACTGCTGGACCTGAAAACCTGCCAGTGCAGCGATTACCCGAACCGCATCAAGTTTGTCCCGGATTGCATCCAGCTCACCCCGGGCCAGGCCGAAGAGTTCAAATGGTTGCCGCCGACCTGCGGCTATCGTCTGGTCAGCGAAGGCAAGGACCTGCCACTCTGGCATCACCTGGTCTGCGGCGACCGCGACGCGGTGCACCACGAGCGAATTTCGCAGTCCGGGCGCATGCTCGCCGAGGGCAGCGTGCCGGAGGATGACTGGGAAGATCACCTGATTTTCCGGGCGGGCTAA
- a CDS encoding DUF2892 domain-containing protein, whose product MSELKRVERIESTPFQSRSEQNVEGWERIGSLAGGVIMVGKGLRRGGVFGLIQVAIGGVAMARGITGHSSVKSLIEKSRQDMNNVRAKIERAGEELSKLKANAEAATSTATVTGNDSVKSPKAGV is encoded by the coding sequence ATGAGCGAACTCAAACGTGTCGAGCGTATCGAATCCACCCCGTTCCAGAGCCGTTCCGAGCAGAACGTGGAAGGCTGGGAGCGCATCGGATCCTTGGCCGGCGGCGTGATCATGGTCGGCAAGGGCCTGCGCCGTGGCGGGGTGTTCGGGTTGATTCAGGTGGCGATTGGCGGCGTGGCCATGGCTCGTGGGATTACCGGGCACAGTTCGGTGAAAAGCCTGATCGAGAAAAGCCGTCAGGACATGAACAACGTGCGGGCGAAGATCGAACGCGCGGGTGAAGAACTGAGCAAGCTGAAGGCCAATGCCGAAGCAGCGACCAGTACCGCCACCGTTACCGGCAATGATTCGGTGAAATCGCCGAAAGCCGGGGTTTGA